In Candidatus Schekmanbacteria bacterium, the genomic window GAATTCAGAGTTAAATCAGGGTCGGCAGTGTTAGTTATTTCATTGATGATAGAGATGAAATCCTCTTCTTCCTCTTCTTCAATTTCAAAGTTTTTATAAAGAGAAATTATTTTTTTTTTTGCTTTTTCTTTTTCTGTGAATGAATTTTTATTTTCAAGGAATTTATCTATTCCCTCTATTATCCCTCTTCTCATAGCTTATCCGTCTCTAATACCCCTAATGTTTTTCTCTTCCTTGACATATTATATTGCCTTTGCTACGCTTTTTTATCAATTAACAGTATTATGAGAGGTGTATTCTGTCAAGATTGTAAGAGAAGGCAATATGTATTCAGTGTCAATAAAATTGGATTTTTCATCTGCCCATCAGCTTCGAAATTATAAAGGGAAATGTGAAGCCCTCCATGGACATAATTGGAAGGTAGAAGCGGTGGTCAGTGGAGAGAAACTTAACTCATTGGGAATGCTCATAGATTTTCATGACCTAAAAAAAGAGCTTTCTGCCGTGCTTGAATTGCTTGACCATAAAAATCTCAATGAAACTGAAATTTTTAAGGAAATCAATCCAACGGCAGAGAATATTGCGAACTGGATTTATGATGAGATGTCTAAGAAAATCAACAATGGTAATATTTCAGTAAGTGAGATTAGAGTATGGGAGAGTGAGCATTCCTGTGCTATGTATTCAGGAAAAAGATGTTAGTAAAAGAGATTTTTTCGAGTATTCAAGGAGAATCCTCTTATAGCGGTATTCCATGTTTCTTTATCAGAACAAGCGGCTGCAATTTGAGATGTAGATGGTGTGATACTGTTTATGCCTATGAAGGAGGAAAAGAATATTCTGTTGATGACCTTGAGACATATGTAAGAGAAAGCGCCTTCCCTCTTGTATCTCTTACAGGAGGTGAACCTCTTCTACAAGAAGATTCCATTTCATTTCTTACCCGTATAGCATCGATGAGAGATAAAATAGTTTTGCTTGAAACAAATGGGAGTATATCTTTAAAAGATGTCGACGAAAGGGTAATTAAAGTAGTTGATGTTAAATGCCCATCAAGTGGAGAGGCAAAAAGTTTTCTGAATGAGAATTTGTCATATC contains:
- the queD gene encoding 6-carboxytetrahydropterin synthase QueD produces the protein MYSVSIKLDFSSAHQLRNYKGKCEALHGHNWKVEAVVSGEKLNSLGMLIDFHDLKKELSAVLELLDHKNLNETEIFKEINPTAENIANWIYDEMSKKINNGNISVSEIRVWESEHSCAMYSGKRC
- a CDS encoding radical SAM protein, yielding MLVKEIFSSIQGESSYSGIPCFFIRTSGCNLRCRWCDTVYAYEGGKEYSVDDLETYVRESAFPLVSLTGGEPLLQEDSISFLTRIASMRDKIVLLETNGSISLKDVDERVIKVVDVKCPSSGEAKSFLNENLSYLGKKDELKFVIADREDYEWATNFIEKNKASNLCKILYSPIIDKMDMSKLVQWILDDKLNVRFQIQLHKIIWKKGKRGV